The following nucleotide sequence is from Rhineura floridana isolate rRhiFlo1 chromosome 9, rRhiFlo1.hap2, whole genome shotgun sequence.
GCGGGTGGGAGGGTTCTGCTTCCTCCTGGGTCCTCTTCCCCAAGCTGGGTGCCTTTGCCTCCTTGCAAGGCAGGGCAGTGGTTCCCTCCAAGTCCCTGGCACTTCTACCTGCTGAGCTGACCTTGtaaccctctctcccccctcccccagcatccTGTCTGAGCTGAGGATGAGGGATCCCACCTTCCCCGACATCTCCTATGGGGTCCTCATCCACAAGGTGATCATTGGCTCTCCGGCACATCAGTAAGCTCTGGGGTCTGAGTTCCGTCTGGGTGGGAGgcgaggggaggggaggtcaCCCGTGGCGTCCCCCGCCTGTCCCTCTTCCCTCATTCGTGCTGCACTTCCCTCTTTGCCCAGGGCTGGTCTGAAGGCAGGTGACGTGGTCGTGGAGATCAATGGGAAGGCGTCCCGGCGGGCAGAGGACGTCTATGAGGCAGTGCACAGCCAGGCGCACCTCACCCTGCTGGTACGGCGTGGCTATGAGGCCCTGCTGCTGACCGtcactccagaagttgctgaatagGAGGTGGGGGTGTCATTTTGGGTCCTTGCTTGGAAACAGACTTCACCTTCAACACGGAGAGGACCAACGCTGACCTCTGCTCCCGTAGAAGACGGGGCTGCCTGTGCCCAATAGCAGGGGCTGGCGACAGCCCCGCAGGCGCGGAAAGGCAGCTTGATGGATGACTTGTTCAGTTGCTAAACAGTTCCTTTTTCATGGTGCGGGTCCTTCAGGGACAAGTGACCTCAGCTGCCTGTTTCTTGGGTGCTTCACTcacaggctgcccccctccccgcCATGCTCAGAATCGCATGGCAAGCCAAGACCAGAGGGCCCAGCTGGCCCGACCTCCCACCCCTGTGCCTTCCACTCGCTGGGAACGCAGCACTGTGCAGTGGGAATGCATAAGAATGTTCTCTTGTCAGCTACGGAGAAGCGGCTGAGAGAGAGGATGGGGTCTCTGGCTGCAGAAGGTGGCgttaaggggagggggaagtggagACTGGGAGGAAAGGGGGCAGTGGTGCTGTTGATAGGATGGAGTCCTCTGCCCTCCTGCGTGCCGTGAAGGACTACAACCAGGACTAGAACCCTGTCCTGCGACAACTCTCAGCCCGCTGCTAGGGCTGGTAGCAGAGGCAGGTGAGAGGGATGTGCACCGTGGCCTTTCCCACTCCCCCTCAGTtttgctcaaataaataaatcccacatTTTACAAGTGGGGGTTGCTGTGTCTggcttggggttgtgcttgagtCTTTATTCGGAAGCTGCCCGGGGCCCTCCAGGGGCAGCGATGGCTGCTGCCTTTATTTGGGGAGGGGCCATTGGTGCCTGGTTGCCTCACAGGGTAACCCGGCCATCTTGTCTGCCCAAAGGCTACTCTTGCCATCAGCAGCTCTGGCAGAGGCTGCTAAGCTGCACTTCTCACTGGGGAAATGTGGTTGCTCTTGCCctctccccactccacccccTAGCAAGGACTGTGTTGAGGGAGGCTGTCACAGCACTGCCATCCCTCTGATCAAACAGGTGGGCTACCTTAGACCTAGTGGTGGTTCTATAGTTGCTACTTTTCTTCTTCCTTGTTGTGTTGGCTTCTGCCAAGGGTGTGTGTGCTTACTCGTGCTCACAGCTGACTGCAGAGCCTGAAGAGGCTACCTTGAACGGGGGGGGGGCTTGCTAAGCCCCAGGAAGCCAGGCAGGGTTGTTATTTTTAGGGGCTGGGCTGTGGCTCGCAGGGAGGGGGTCTGAGTCTCTTGGGGCCGGCCCCCCACACAGGCGTCTCCTTTCATCTGTTGCAGTGGAATTTGTTCCTCTGCTGAGCCCAGGCAGAAAAGAAAGCAGGCTGTGGACAGTTGGGGAGGATGAAAAGGAATTAGGCCAGCGGTTTCTCTGACTGACTGACCACAGGGCTGGGCACCATTTCTCACATAGCTGGGAGGGGGGACAGCTGGCCCTGGCTGTTCTCAATGCCTTGTTCATGCCTGCTCCTGTTTCTGCCTCAATTGCCCCTCCCCGATCTGCACAAGCACTTGGGGCTACAAGCATCCCCCCACTCCCGGAGCAAGTGTCTCCCCAGGAGGGGCAGCTGCAAGGGCTTGGGCTCCCCCTCCCCGGACAGGGTGGGAGACACTCCTAGCTTGGGGCAGACCCCCACCACCTTGTACAAATCCAGCTACCAATGGCTGGCAGGTCCCGCCTTTTCTGCCGCCCAGCTGAGATGCCCCTCATACAATCAGCTAGCAGGTAAGTTGGGAGAAAGGAAACTAACTTTATATATTGGAAGCAAGATGTGGCCGCAGCCTCTTGAGCACCAGAAGGCGAGCAAAAGCAGGAGGCGCTCTGGAGCCAGCAGTAAGGAGAGCCCTGAGTGGTGCAAGGAGActgccttccccttcctgccttccccTCCACCCCAGGCTGCGAGTTTGGCTTTGCATAAGGTCAGATGCTGCCATCTGTAGACAGGAGTGTCCGGCTtcctggggttttttggggggggggtgtttggtGAGTGACTCTGCTCTTCTTGTTTCCCCTCCCCTCGATTGAGTGACCTCTTTGCGCTGGGCAGGGCAGGGCTGTTCCAGGTGAGCTGCCGTCTGTCTGTTGTGGGCTTCCACGATTCAGTGGGCAGATGCTGTCATGCCGCTTTCCATTCCTCAGCCGTGCAGCTGGTGTTGGCAAGACGGTGCCCAAGATACTGGCGTTTGTGCTTTGGCCTACACAATCTGGTTATTGAGCTGTCCCGGGTACTGTTCAAAGCGCCTGTTGGCCTCATCACTGAGAGCATCACCTGCAGCACAAGAGAAGGATATGAGGAGCTGTTGCTGCCCCCCTTATAGGGAGATCCCAGACCCCTCTCCCGCTGTTGGCTTCTTTGACCCACATCCCTCCTCTTTCACAGTgccccacagcagccaaccagctgGTACCTATATGGCAGCTGTGGACCCAAATGCGATGCCCATCATATTTGCAGTTGCATTTCATGGCATTGTTGGTGAAGTCGCTCTCTGCCACTTCGTGCCTGGGGTTAATCACCACCTGGagagcaggaaggaaggaagggtgagTGAGGGCAGAGGGAGCCCTGGGCCGAGCACCGGTCCCTGCCTGCCTATGCTGTAAAGAGGAGGGGTGTAGTGGCCAAACTGGAACAAGTCCCGAGGAAGGCAGAGACAGGGAAGGCAAAGCTGCTGAGGAaaaatgggaggaaggaggagcgtttagcctggagaacagaagggcggggcgggggggggagtgcagagaaaaaacacaaaagacTCTGCGAATGCTGTTTTTGTAACTGTCAGCCCTGTTTACTCAGAACTCTTGAATTCAACGGGGCTTGCAGGCAAGATTTCAGCTGTAAGTCTGGATCCTGACCTGTTTGCTTATGATAAAGGCAACCAAGGTGAGAAGGATATTGGACCCGGCAAGTGGCACAGAAGCTTGTGCTGCGGCGTGGAGGGAGGGAGTATTCCTGCCCCTCAGAATATGGCAACTGCAGTGAAGTTGGTTAATGGAGTGCTCAGGCCTGACAAGGCTTCCTTCACACAACCTGGGATCAACCGCAGGAGCCtgctgccttctttttttctattttcttAATAAAAATAAGCAGTCTTAAACTTATCTGATGTTTCCTCCAGCTGTGTCATTCAACACCACTTCTCTTGAGTTTAAAACTACTCCTAGTCATGCTTTGTGGAGATCTGAGGAGTCAAATAGTTTTTTGGGATTTAACCCTCCACAAGAAAAATCACTTCACTTGCAACCCCAGCTCTGTTTCCCTCCCCATCGTTTGGGATGCCTCTGCCTGGCATCAGAGTTGGGTGGGATCTTGGACCATCTCTTCTCCAGGTGAAAGATGTCCACCTCTTTCCATTGTTTTTCACAGGGGCTTGGTTTACagctccctccccatcctgctcACCCCCTGGAGCTTAATGTGGCCAATGGAAGCAACCTTGGAGCTTGCAGGCAGTCTATATGCCCCAGGCCATGTAACCACTCCAGTGGCCAAAGGACATCTGCCTGCCGccaggggagaagagaggaatgCCTTCTGGCTCAGACCAAGGTATCTCCTTCTGTGCCAGCATTCTGTCTCCACCAGTAGCCTGGCAGATGCTTCCAAGGCCAGCTATGAAGATGTGGCCCCTTCGCCTATTTGTTTGGCACCGGCAGAGTGAGGCAGAGTGTTCCTGTAGAGCTGGAGCCATTGACCTCAGTTCacatctcacctctgccatgaactcctgAAGGTGTAAGGGTAAGGAGGTGTTTGGTATTATTCAGAGGCTCACtgcttctgaacctggaggtCCAAGAAGCTCttgcagtattttatttatttatttcccgcccttccagcaggagtccagggcggttTGTGTtagcaaacatttattttatcCTCTTGCATGAAGAGctgtaatcctttttttaaaaaagtcatttaAACTAATGGCCAACATCATTTTATGGCAACTAATTCCTTCCATTAATTACACTTTGCCTTTTGCAGTATTTCCTGTAGCCAATCAGCTGCTTTGAGCAAGAACATGCACACCCTTTCACTTTGGGCAGCAGAGGCATCCAATGTCCCACCTTACATGCCATGACTGTTCAAATGTAAAATACCATTACATGCCACCTGCAAAATACAAATGATTTACATTCTAGCGTGTACTGAAGCCAAATGTCAGAAAACTTAATACTGAAAGAATACCCAACATCACGACTTTCAGAGAGAGGCTTTCTTTTATCTATCTGGTGGGGCTTTTGGCAAGAACAGTGGCTGATCCAGGTGCAGGATGCAACCTCGGGCTGAGTGGTCCTTCCAGGGGGAACTCTGTCGCTTGGGAGCGTCCTGGATGTCGCAGCACTTGGCCATATTTCTGGAGAAGCAACAGCCTGACAGCAATCATGCATACCACTTGCATCAAGGGCGAATGATTTCTGGAATATGCTTAACTTGAGGTCATTTGTGAAAAGGGATTGGGGACACCAGCTGATCGTGGCTGCCACATTTGTATTTCGAGTggtttccattttgtttccaagcccatttcaaagtgctggctgTTGACTGGGAAGGCCCTCTCTTGCAtatgatcctcaggagaggctctgtcagagcccctgccaccatagacaaagtcatggaggataaggctaccaccTGCTGCaagccacaatagctatgttctccttccactgtcagaggcagcatgctgggAAGTGcaactggggagagtgctcttgtgctgggctagatgggccccctttggtctaatcctgctgcagacctgctcttatTAGTGGTTCAGTTGCTGGAACAGCCTTCTCTGTTTTGACATGGAGGCCTCTGAGCATCCTGGCTGAGGTGATCTGGCTGATCCCCTGTGCTGGCTTTGGAATTAAAATGTCCATTCTAGGGGCTGCCCTCTGGCTGGACCAGCTAAGCCTCTAGACTTTGGCGATCGGCTGCTCTGCTCTTTCTTTCGAGTTATTTGATTGCTTTCAGACCTGATGGTGTTTAATGACGCTTTGGCATCATCTTGTCATTGATATGAAGGGCAGCAAATAAATACTTTAAACAAGCAATTTCCCTGCTCCTAAACCCCATATCCCTGCCTTGTATTTAAACTTTATTGGGTTTGTACGAAGTCTACAGTGAGCCAACAAGCACCTCCCTCTGGCCAGGGGGCAGAACCCCCGTGACCGtcccttttctccctctttcagaaGCAGTCGAGCAGCCATTCTTGGGGGGGGAGATTCTGGGCCCCTGGATCTTGCACCTGACTCACCTTGGCACCTCACTCACCTGCAGGATGTAGTTTCCAGCCTTGACATCTGTGATGTCTATCCATTGGCAGTCAATGTCATGGCGGTAGAGGTCCCAGCAGCCTACCGTGATGCCCTGCTCTCCAAAGTTGGCACACTCATAGCGCTTGCCCACATCTGTCCAAATGGAGGGAGGGCATCAGGGTCTGTCAGGGGACCTCCTCCTCTGCTCTCCCATATAGCTGCCCTACATGGGAGGACCCCGTGGGAGGGAGGGCCATACTTGACTTTGGAAGTCAGCAACGAGTGAGGAAGGGGGCCTCTAGCATGCACAGACTGCCTGGTAGTCATCCTCTGTACCAGCAGCCGGCTGTGCCCAGCTGGGCTTCCAAGTCTCAGAGTATTGCACacacctgccccctccccagcacCTCCGTTATccgcccccccccagctgctggTGCACGTCACCCACCCTCCTCACATTCGGTGTCCTCCAGGCAGAAGCTGGCCTTATGTCCCTCTGCCACCTTTGTGCCGTTGGGCGTCAGGAGGTCGTAATGGGTGAAGATATCCATGCTGTGGTAGTGCCTGGCGTGAGAGACCACAGAATGAGTCGGGGGGGGCAACCTGGCCCTTGTGCAAGCAAGAGCAAAGGGCAGAGCCACAGCTGCCTGCAGAGCACAAGGCATGCGCTCCCATCCCACCCCAAAGTCCTCACCACCTTCtgggagggaagcaaggatgcGCCCAGGCCAGCTGCCCCTCACCCGTGGCATTCGTGCCAGACCCAGGAGTGGCGCCCTGCCTTGGGCCGGAAATCGGCTCGGCCATTGTTATGGATCTGAGAGGAAAAACGCAGGAGACGTCGATGGCCATAGGGCCAGTTGGCATTGCGGGCGCTGCTGGACAGGCAGTTCTCCTCCGCAGCACAGTAGAGCATGTGCAGAGGGCGGTCCTCAATGTACGCTGTCTCTTGTACTAGTGGGGCATGGAGCAGCAAGTCTGAGGCAGCTGTGAAGAAATATTGGGGGGCTGTGAGGCCCCTCTGCCAGAGGAGCCCAGGTTGCATTGATCAGGAAGGCGGGGGGTGGATCAGGGCCAGCCGAAGCCCGTGGGTGAGGAGCTCACAGGTCAACAGGCACATGAAGAGagccagcccccccccacacCTCTGGGCCAGCTCAATGATGGCTGGGGGGGCTCTTTTTCATCTTAATTACTGCTCCCACAGATGATCCTCTCAGCAGAGGAGAGCACCCCCACAGCCAccttgcaggctttgctccttcccCAGCAGAGGTGGGAGGTGATGTCTAGGCTCCCCAGGATCCAAAGGGACCTCCCCTTCTCCCagccccaccctcacccccacgGACTGGCCTTCAGCTGGCCGGCCCGCCTGCCCACAGCAGTGCAGGGCCCCCCTTGCCCCTCTCACTCTCTGAGCAGATGACTCCAGCAGCAAAGCGCGTGCCCGTCTTCTGGCAGGTGACGGCGCTGTGGTGCTGGCAGTTGGTCAGCGTCATCTCGTGCCCTGCGCACTTCACGCCACTTAGCACCATCTCGGTCACGTTGCTGCCATCCCAGTACCACGTTTCCTTGGAGACAGAGCGCAAAAGGCAAGGGAATGGCACAtgcggcaggcaggcaggcccctcCCATGTCAACACACACAACCATGTTGGAGCCTcggcgtgcatgcatgcatttgctGCAGTGGTTGCCACCTGCACGGCACAGCTGTGCTCCTGATCCTTGTCTCTACTggggcaaggaaggaaggaaggaatatcCCCCCCATCTTCCAAGTGGTTCctgctacacacgcacacacccctcCGTGCAGGTTCCATCCTCCACCTACCGTCACAGCATGCATGGGATAGCCCAGGCCCAGCTGGCGGCATGCCACCACGGCCTCCATGGTGCTCCACCCAGTGCTGCAAACTGTGCCCCACTGCCCGGCACGCTTCACCTCCACACGCCCCTCAAATGCGGTTCGGCCACCAACTATGCGGATCTGTGGAAGAGCCCTACAGGAAATGAGCATGCAGTGCCCTCCCACCCCGGCCGggccacattcccccccccctggaGCACACCACGGCAGTGGCACGGTTAGTGGCTGCTGCAAGCCTTCAGCCACGAGGTTAGCGGCAACAGGAAGCTGGCACAGCCCAGGCAGGCCAGGAAGTGCCAATACCTACTTGTAAGCCATGGTTGGCAAAGCCCAGGCCAAGTTGGCGGCATGCCACAGTGGCTTCCAGGGTCCCCCAGCCATCGCCGCAAATCAAGCCCCACTGGTGGGGGCTGTCATTGCTCCTGGCCCCCAGCGCCACCTCAACCCGCCCCTCAACATGGCTGTGCCCCCCACTCAGGCGGATCTGTGGAGagacaggggtgggggagagaagaatGGTCAGCTGGGGGGTAGACAGCAGCCTCTCGGGGGGGGCTCCTTCTGCCCCCCTCCATGGACTCAGCTGACTTCTGAAGATGGGATCCTTGTGGCCAGAGCTAATGGGTGCCCATCATCCGCcttggagggtgggtgggtgctgtAGTGGCAACTGGGCAACGATGGGGGGCAGTGAGATAGCCAGCCACTCCATGAGCAGAGTGGTTCCGTGGCTGGTCCACTGCAGAACTGGGAGAGGAAGGAGTGGGTCTTCATCTGCGCTCCTCGATGCCCACTCCTTGTGTGGGGTTTCTATGGGGAGGGGCTACATGGGAACTGGGAGTGTGGCCACAACTCACCCCTGCCTTGGCCCACCCATCGATTCAGGAGGGGGGTGCCTAAAGCCTCTGCCCCCCACAGCTCTTGCTCTCTCCTCTCACCTCAGGAAGCAAGTGTGCAGAGGCCCTAGCGCCCCCACATGCTACAGCAGTCCATGCCAGTTCTTCAGGGTTTGTTTCCCTGCCTCAGCTGCCCCAGGTGGCCACCTCCTGTGACCAGTGCTCAGAGCAGAGGATGAGTCGCAGAGGAACAGCCAAAGGAGACAAATGGAGGCctccccagcccagcccagccccccAGTGCAGTCACAGCTGCAGGCAGAGATGGGTGGTGCTGGGGGCTGTCCTGCCCCTGGAAGGCTTCTAGGACTCCTCCTCTGGGCATTCGAGGAGGGCAGAGGGGCCCCAGGCCAGACTCGTGAAGGAGCCTCCTCCCTCAGGCGAGCTCCCAGTCCACTCAGGCAAAggcgctctcctcctcctccgctgccaGGTGTACTTGCGAAGCCTCTTGGGCAGGCACCCAAAGGTGCTCCTGAAGTCCACCTGGCCCCGAAGGCCTCCAGGCAGCAGGGGTGGGACATTGGCCACAAGCCCAGCAGCCACAGGAAAGAGGGTAGGTTGCCTCAACTGGAAGGCTTCAAGGTATCCCCCGCCACGACCTCagctctgagcaaacatgcacctGGGAAGGGGCTGGGAAACCAGAGATTCCGCCTCTCCAATTGACTCATGACCAGAAGGGGCTGACCGGAGCTCCCTCCTCACCAGGGGACCTGGGGAGCCAGATCCTCGAGCCTctgggctccccccccccggaggtGCTGTCTCCCTTGGCCACTCCAGAGGGTCTagtgggaagaggaaggggaggagcaaagcggtTCAGAGCCAGCCCCCCCAGCACCATTTTGCAGGTGGGCTATGAGGAGAGAACGGCCTGGCTCAGAGGGCTGAAGGTCAACTGGGGGCTCCAGCTGGGCTGGGAAGGGCCTGCGGGGTGGGGGGAGACTTCCTCGCCCTGCTGTGGTGGCAACGCAGCAGATGGCACAGCTAACCGTCATTTCGTAGCCCATGTAGGGAATGTTGCAGCGGACACCAGCATCCTCGGAGTGTTTACAGTCCTGCTGGGTGATGTTCTTGTAGGGGCAGCTCCAGAGGGACTTCTCAGGGCCCAAACACTGCACCTCGTTCATGTGGATCTGGCCCATGCCTGGTGTGGAGAGGGAACATTGGAATTGTTATTGTCCATGTGATATGTTGAGAGCTGCTTTGGGCAAATGGCAAGCAAATAAACAGATGGCGCTGAAGATGATTGTTGGAGGCGCGGAAGACGGCAACTCAGATCTGAGGGCTGAAGTCTGTCTGCCAGGGAGAGAGATAGTCCTCCAAGGGGGCTAGGCTATCCCTCTGATCTGGGCTCATCTACCTTCCTTGCATGTAAATTGGTACCTCTTAGGGAAGCTGACCACTCCTTTccacctctccttcctgcttctcctCTGGTcgcagaagggagaggagaccacctgcttctctctctctcttccagcaAGCGGTGGGGCATCGACCAAGCCTGGCCACTGCGCctgcaacttagttagttagctagaactcgGCTGCCTTCCCTATCAACTATGCATTTCTATCAATAAAGTAGCCTTTCTTTATTTTCTCCCAGGtctgaagtctcagtgatttaaagccTGCTCCTTTACACAGGTAAGCTGCACACACAAACTACTCTCAGTCCAGCTGCTGCACCACAGCGAATCGCTGCCCAAACCcaccaatgatgatgatgatgatgatggaaatcAACAGCACTGCTTTCTTCATCCAAAGCAATCCTCCATTTTCCTTGTGGATTTTGCAGAGCAGTGAGCAGCTGTTATGAAGGCTGGTGGTGAGGGGATGGGGGGGTGCGCATCATGGGGGGGATCATTATGTGCCAGGCCCTTCTGGCCCCCGCAGCAGGTCTCATGCTCCTGACTGATGACGAGGAGGAGTCCAGCTGCCAGCCCTTGCCCTGGGTGATGTGGAGGGACTATTTGGCAGAGTTGGGGGGGCAGGCTAGAGCTGTGGTGATGGGCAGAGCTGGGCCTGGAACCCACTTAACTTCCTGCCGGCTGCAGCTCTGAGGCACCACCAAGGACAGACTCACCTTGGCCCATGCGTGCTCCCGTCAGAGCCTCCTTGGCACTCCCAAAGCCCAGTTCCCGGCAAACCACGCTGGCCGTCACCAGGTTCCAGCGGTCATCGCagacagtgccccattcaccacCCTTCAGCACCTCGACCCGCCCTTCACCAGGCCTGGCTCCGCCCTTCAGCCGGACACGCTGCTGTGGGGAGCACAAGGAGGTGAGACCTGCTGCCCTCGGCCTGCCCTGCCCAGTGTGCCTTGCAGGCTGCTCTCTGGGGCACTCCAGCCAGACCATGTTGAGCCCGCTCACCTGCCCCTGCTGTCGCTGCTGTCGCTTCTTCTTCTGGGCCCTGCTGATGGCAAAAGGGGCCCCAGGCACGCAGCTCACCACAGCAGGCATCCCACCCTTGCAGGCTGCTGTGGTggcattgcccttgtagaactcgaaGGAGCACATGGAGATGTGGACTTCATTCCCTGTGCAGGCCACAGAGTGCAGGCGGTAGTTGAGCTGCTGCCGCTCCGCGTAAAGCCTGTGGGAAGAGGAGCCAGCGTCACCACACTAGGCAAGGAGCAGCTTGGGGGCCCCGGCAGGCGTGTGTCACCTCATGTCACATGTTCAGCTGTCACAAGCATCCTTGCAAGCCTGGCTCGCACCGACACTGGATTGGGGACAGGCCGAGCAGAGCCTCCTTCTCATTGTGCGCAGGGGAGGGGCATGTGTGCATGGAAATGGCTGTTGCCAAACAGCCTCTGCAGTGGTATCATATTTTTTACGCACTTTATTTGGTCTGCCTCGTTGTGCATCCCCAGCTGGGCTCCGACTTGAGGTCAGTTTTACATCATTGGAATGTACACCTTGGCTTTGGGCTTTTAATTATTGGGTCAAAATGGCCTATGCTGGACCCTCCCTAGGCTTTCTAAATTTATTATGGGAGGATTCTTTTGTAAGTTCCTGGTCTAGTTTTTACCATGAAAGGATAAATCGTATGGGTTTCTCACTGGAAACATTGTCTACTTGGGATCTAGAAGTAGCAAAGAGGAATATATCACAGCGCCTTAAGGATATTGACTCTCAATACCTAAGAGCTAGTGCATGTACTTCCTGTTCACCTCTTTCTTTTGATTTGACCCTCCCATTTTTAAAACCTGCAGGGTATCTTGAAAATTTGAGAATTCCCCATTACCGTTTTCTATTTTCTAGAGCCAGATTCAACTGTCTCCCCTCTGCGATGGCAGAGGGCCGTTTCCGAGGAATTCCTCCAGAGCTGCGGCTGTGTCCCTGCTCCCAGGGAGAGGCTGAAACAATTGCACACATATTGTTTGTATGCACTTATTATTTGGAATTACGCTCCAGGCTTATATCTCCAATTTTTAAGGCCTTCCCTGGTTGCTCACATAAGAAGCTTCTCCAGTTACTAATGTCTGGTAATGATAAGATCATAACTAAAACAGTGGCCAAGTTCCTTTTTATAGCTCAAATCATACGGAAAAGGAAGCTTTTATTACTTCGGACTGTAAATTAGGAATCTcctattttaaaagttttaaatttgtctgtacTGTTGATGTCCATTTGTattttgggtctatgaccgcaaatgTTCTAATAAATAGAAAAATAGAAACAGCCTCTGGCTCTCCCTGGACGCAGCCACGCCAAGCAGCTGTGCACCagctgggggggcagggggagtccTGGCTTCAACCTTGCAGTGACTCACAAGGCCCAGTTACCTCTTGCTGCCCCTAAAGTCCTCCCTGCGTCTATGTTTGGGGCGAGACCTGGAAACAAGCCTGGAAGACAGACAGAACACAACAGTGAAGGAGCCCACCACCCATGCGTCCTGCCATGAGGGCTGGATGCTTGCAAAGTCTCGGCTCAATCACCCCTCCAGAATGGATCAGGCTGGCAGCCACTGCGGCACTGCCAGTCTGTCCTGGCTTTGTCAGAAGCAAGCCTGGCATCCATTCCCCCAGCACTCATGCAAGCAGCCCCAACCCCAGTGCTGACAAGCCACATGATACCGCACCTACAGTCACGTCGCTTCTGCCTCGTGACACTGAAGAACGTGAGAGCTCCCTTGCTGGGCCATTTGAAGCATTTGCCTGGCTCACCCAGTTGTTTCCAAGAGCAGCAGGCCAGATTCAGGAAGCTCAAAGCTAACGACATTCCATGTTTTGTCCTTAGCAGCCGGTGTCTGTAGacagtagactgcctctgaaggaGGAGGCTCCATTGAGTTCTCGTGGCTAATAGCATCAAGAGGCCTTCATTGGGAGGGCcttcgctcagtggcagagcacgcacaaggctttgcatgcggaaggtcccaaggGCTGGGCAAGGCCTTTTCTGAACTTGGAAGAGTCAGAACAGGCAGCACAGGGCTGGGTGGGCCAGGACCAGGGCAACTTCCTATGGGCTTCACGGACTGGCCAAACACCCGTCCAAAGCCATCAAGGCTAGTGCCTGGCACCATGATCTTGCGGCAGCAACTGCCACATGGTGCCAAGAGGGGCTCCCTTCCGTCCCCTGCTGGAACTCTGCCCTGACACTAGCGCACATCCTGAGTTCTGCAATCAGGAAGGAGAGAGGAaagctccccctccctgccccccttgTCTGCATAGTTTTGCATCCCTTCCCCTCTCAGGGCCTCCCTCAGGTACCTTCCCTCCAAGCTGCGAAGCCAATGGTGTCATGCCAGGCACTGCTGGCAAAAGCCCACACTGGCCCTGGCAAGAGGACTATGCCCATGCTGGGGAACACCAGGGTCCCGCGCTCCCTTCCGAATGCCAGCCTCAACCACCTTTGCCTGCTGGCAAAGACGCCTCTTTCTTCCCGGCAGCACAGAGAGGCCCTCATGCCTGCCAGTGAGTCATCGCTCAGCCATCCCTGGCCAGAGGGAACACACACTGGTAGCCTTTGTCCCGAGGCCACCACCAGACCTCCATTCACATCAGGCAGGTGTTCCCCAC
It contains:
- the LOXL3 gene encoding lysyl oxidase homolog 3 isoform X2, with amino-acid sequence MGNRRSAVAGPGGVILADNHVLPGQKMPPVTFARPLKCALTVSYICCCCRQVQAARRMDAVRGHWGRFGLLCGIWLWVSAAQPSTPAPTGQSQEVPRLQFRLAGYPRKHNEGRIEVFYNQEWGTICDDDFTLANAHVLCHHLGFVAATGWTHSAKYGKGVGRIWLDNVNCGGSEKSLVDCRSRGWGNSDCSHEEDAGVICKDERIPGFVDSNVIETEQNQVEEVRLRSIVASHAKRPLPVTEGVVEVRHKSGWAQICDENWDSRNSHVICGMLGFPAEKKVNRNFYKLYAERQQLNYRLHSVACTGNEVHISMCSFEFYKGNATTAACKGGMPAVVSCVPGAPFAISRAQKKKRQQRQQGQQRVRLKGGARPGEGRVEVLKGGEWGTVCDDRWNLVTASVVCRELGFGSAKEALTGARMGQGMGQIHMNEVQCLGPEKSLWSCPYKNITQQDCKHSEDAGVRCNIPYMGYEMTIRLSGGHSHVEGRVEVALGARSNDSPHQWGLICGDGWGTLEATVACRQLGLGFANHGLQETWYWDGSNVTEMVLSGVKCAGHEMTLTNCQHHSAVTCQKTGTRFAAGVICSETASDLLLHAPLVQETAYIEDRPLHMLYCAAEENCLSSSARNANWPYGHRRLLRFSSQIHNNGRADFRPKAGRHSWVWHECHGHYHSMDIFTHYDLLTPNGTKVAEGHKASFCLEDTEYVGKRYECANFGEQGITVGCWDLYRHDIDCQWIDITDVKAGNYILQVVINPRHEVAESDFTNNAMKCNCKYDGHRIWVHSCHIGDALSDEANRRFEQYPGQLNNQIV
- the LOXL3 gene encoding lysyl oxidase homolog 3 isoform X4, which translates into the protein MGNRRSAVAGPGGVILADNHVLPGQKMPPVTFARPLKCALTVSYICCCCRQVQAARRMDAVRGHWGRFGLLCGIWLWVSAAQPSTPAPTGQSQEVPRLQFRLAGYPRKHNEGRIEVFYNQEWGTICDDDFTLANAHVLCHHLGFVAATGWTHSAKYGKGVGRIWLDNVNCGGSEKSLVDCRSRGWGNSDCSHEEDAGVICKDERIPGFVDSNVIETEQNQVEEVRLRSIVASHAKRPLPVTEGVVEVRHKSGWAQICDENWDSRNSHVICGMLGFPAEKKVNRNFYKLYAERQQLNYRLHSVACTGNEVHISMCSFEFYKGNATTAACKGGMPAVVSCVPGAPFAISRAQKKKRQQRQQGQRVRLKGGARPGEGRVEVLKGGEWGTVCDDRWNLVTASVVCRELGFGSAKEALTGARMGQGMGQIHMNEVQCLGPEKSLWSCPYKNITQQDCKHSEDAGVRCNIPYMGYEMTIRIVGGRTAFEGRVEVKRAGQWGTVCSTGWSTMEAVVACRQLGLGYPMHAVTETWYWDGSNVTEMVLSGVKCAGHEMTLTNCQHHSAVTCQKTGTRFAAGVICSETASDLLLHAPLVQETAYIEDRPLHMLYCAAEENCLSSSARNANWPYGHRRLLRFSSQIHNNGRADFRPKAGRHSWVWHECHGHYHSMDIFTHYDLLTPNGTKVAEGHKASFCLEDTECEEDVGKRYECANFGEQGITVGCWDLYRHDIDCQWIDITDVKAGNYILQVVINPRHEVAESDFTNNAMKCNCKYDGHRIWVHSCHIGDALSDEANRRFEQYPGQLNNQIV